A genomic window from Diospyros lotus cultivar Yz01 chromosome 2, ASM1463336v1, whole genome shotgun sequence includes:
- the LOC127794897 gene encoding uncharacterized protein LOC127794897, whose translation MGGVTSSMAAKFAFFPPNPPSYKLITDDATGLLLLHPFPHRENVEVLKLPTRRGTEIVAVYVRYPMATSTLLYSHGNAADIGQMYELFVELSIHLRVNLMGYDYSGYGQSTGKPSEQNTYADIEAAYKCLEESYGAKQDEIILYGQSVGSGPTLDLAARLPGLRAVVLHSPILSGLRVMYPVKRTYWFDIYKNIDKIQLVKCPVLVIHGTSDDVVDFSHGKQLWDLCLVQYEPLWLKGGNHCDLEKFPEYIRHLKKFVSTVEKSPSQRMSSRRSIDRPENSRKSTDCFEAPRKSTDRREKPRRSTDKAEKLKFHEYKFSNDDKLAKLRVSFDQVERSRRSVEYHEKSRKSIDQQLERARKSVDWLDRIRAG comes from the exons atgggtGGAGTCACTTCATCAATGGCGGCCAAGTTCGCATTTTTCCCACCAAACCCACCCTCTTACAAGCTAATTACCGACGACGCCACTGGCCTCTTGCTCTTGCACCCTTTCCCTCACCGAGAAAACGTCGAGGTGTTGAAGCTGCCCACTCGCCGCGGCACGGAAATCGTGGCCGTCTACGTTCGATACCCCATGGCCACCTCCACTTTGCTCTACTCTCACGGCAATGCCGCCGATATTGGCCAGATGTACGAGCTTTTCGTCGAATTGAGCATTCACTTGCGTGTCAATCTCATggg GTATGACTACTCTGGCTATGGGCAGTCAACTGGGAAG CCGAGTGAACAGAACACGTATGCAGATATTGAAGCTGCATATAAATGCCTTGAAGAGAGCTATGGTGCTAAGCAGGACGAGATCATCCTTTATGGCCAGTCTGTTGGAAGTGGCCCTACCTTGGACCTGGCAGCCCGTTTGCCTGGACTAAGAGCTGTTGTTTTACACAGTCCAATATTGTCAGGCTTAAGAGTAATGTATCCTGTAAAGCGCACATATTGGTTTGACATCTACAAG AACATTGACAAAATTCAACTTGTCAAGTGTCCTGTTCTGGTCATCCAT GGAACCTCCGATGATGTTGTTGACTTCTCCCATGGTAAACAACTTTGGGATCTTTGCCTAGTTCAATATGAACCGCTGTGGCTTAAAGGAGGAAATCACTGTGACTTGGAAAAATTCCCAGAGTATATTCGGCATCTGAAGAAGTTTGTATCTACCGTGGAAAAATCACCATCGCAGAGGATGAGTTCTAGAAGAAGCATAGACCGTCCCGAAAATTCTAGGAAGAGTACTGACTGTTTTGAGGCGCCAAGGAAGAGTACTGACAGGAGAGAAAAACCAAGACGGAGCACCGATAAGGCTGAGAAGTTGAAATTTCACGAGTACAAATTTAGTAACGATGACAAACTGGCAAAGTTGAGAGTATCTTTTGACCAGGTAGAGAGGTCTCGGAGGAGTGTGGAATACCATGAGAAATCACGGAAAAGCATCGACCAACAGCTGGAACGAGCAAGGAAGAGTGTTGACTGGTTGGATAGGATACGAGCCGGCTAA
- the LOC127794285 gene encoding protein JINGUBANG-like yields MSKSHHHTTSSSSSSPSSSEYILQSNSTHFDDHQDTSFSSTETTSSSFPTAVSFRCLSSLRIPTSPISCLAVHRNSLYAASTNEINVFDLTTYALIERFSCKEPGSGSVKSIAFAGGKIFTAHQDRKIRVWQLMPSKRHSLVSTLPTFKDRLRHCLLPRSYVQVRRHKKQLWVEHADAVSGLAATEGFLYSVSWDKSFKIWKTSDLRCLESVKAHDDAVNAVAAAPGGAVYTASADGKIKVWERGALMATLEKHRSTVNALALSSDGSALFSGGSDREILAWERDPISDSSNVHNHMLVKWSLAGHRGPILCLIYADDLLFSGSSDRTVRIWRRSSNEGGYRCLAVLEWHSSPVKSLAAVSGGVSNGLVSICSGSLDGEVRLWHIDRSQT; encoded by the coding sequence ATGTCAAAATCCCACCATCatacaacttcttcttcttcttcttctccttcatcctctGAGTACATATTGCAGAGCAACTCCACACACTTTGATGATCATCAAGACACCAGCTTCAGCAGCACCGAAACTACGTCGTCCTCCTTCCCCACCGCCGTCTCTTTCCGCTGCCTTTCCTCCCTCCGAATCCCGACTTCGCCTATCAGCTGCCTCGCGGTCCACCGCAACTCCCTCTACGCAGCATCCACCAACGAAATCAACGTCTTTGATTTGACAACCTACGCCCTGATCGAACGGTTTAGCTGCAAAGAACCTGGCTCCGGCTCCGTGAAGTCCATTGCATTCGCCGGAGGGAAGATCTTCACCGCTCACCAAGACCGCAAGATCAGAGTCTGGCAACTCATGCCCTCCAAACGACACAGTCTCGTCTCCACGCTTCCCACCTTCAAAGACCGTCTACGCCACTGCCTCTTACCGAGGAGCTACGTTCAGGTGAGACGCCACAAGAAGCAACTCTGGGTCGAACATGCAGACGCTGTCTCCGGGTTGGCAGCCACTGAAGGTTTTCTGTACTCAGTTTCGTGGGACAAGAGTTTTAAGATATGGAAAACATCTGATTTACGATGCCTCGAGTCTGTTAAAGCCCATGACGACGCTGTTAACGCCGTCGCCGCAGCACCGGGAGGTGCCGTTTACACGGCTTCTGCCGACGGAAAGATAAAGGTCTGGGAGAGAGGCGCCTTGATGGCCACTCTAGAGAAGCACAGATCAACCGTGAATGCCCTTGCATTGAGCTCTGATGGATCGGCATTATTTTCAGGGGGTTCCGACCGTGAGATATTGGCGTGGGAGAGGGATCCTATCAGTGATAGTTCCAACGTCCATAATCATATGTTAGTTAAATGGTCGTTAGCTGGTCATAGAGGTCCTATTTTGTGCTTAATCTACGCTGATGATTTGTTGTTTAGCGGGTCGTCAGATCGGACGGTGAGGATATGGCGACGAAGCAGCAATGAAGGTGGGTACCGGTGCTTGGCGGTGTTGGAATGGCATTCGAGCCCGGTAAAGTCGCTGGCGGCGGTTTCCGGCGGTGTTTCGAATGGCCTTGTTTCAATCTGCAGTGGAAGTCTTGACGGAGAGGTGAGGCTTTGGCATATCGATAGATCACAGACTTAA
- the LOC127795114 gene encoding uncharacterized protein LOC127795114 isoform X3, producing the protein MDETTFDPDLIHAIFKLVWSRRALEREKNDCIEALEGEVRISLAFLIQWAIGLYSTRNAEDKMQVKSCRSVGVEMLSGNYFPSFQHF; encoded by the exons ATGGACGAAACTACGTTTGATCCT GATCTGATTCACGCCATTTTCAAGCTCGTTTGGAGCCGAAGAGCTCTCG AGCGCGAGAAAAATGACTGCATTGAGGCTCTGGAAGGAGAG GTCAGAATCTCTCTCGCATTCTTAATTCAGTGGGCGATCGGACTCTATTCCACTCGAAACGCG GAAGATAAAATGCAGGTGAAAAGTTGCAGAAGTGTTGGTGTGGAAATGCTgtctggaaattattttccatcttttcaACACTTTTAG